In one Parvibaculum sp. genomic region, the following are encoded:
- a CDS encoding DnaA/Hda family protein has product MARQLVFELGHRPAFGREDFLVAPSNGAAVALIDSWPAWSGPAAILSGPAGSGKTHLAEVWREKAKARRIEAAALEGADVPALVAARALIVEDLGVLSDAAERALFHLLNLTAQEGAFLLLTARDAPGRLAIRLPDLASRLKALPHAALGAPDDALLAGVLVKLFDDRQLRVPESLIPYLAARIERSVAAAHDVVAAIDRASLSGKRPITVPLAAEVLAGQGEMEL; this is encoded by the coding sequence ATGGCGCGGCAACTCGTATTCGAACTTGGCCATCGTCCGGCTTTCGGCCGCGAGGATTTTCTGGTCGCGCCGTCGAACGGAGCGGCGGTCGCGCTGATCGATTCATGGCCGGCATGGAGCGGCCCGGCTGCGATCCTGTCGGGCCCTGCCGGCAGCGGCAAAACGCATCTGGCCGAGGTCTGGCGCGAAAAGGCGAAGGCGCGGCGGATCGAGGCGGCGGCGCTTGAGGGCGCCGATGTTCCGGCGCTGGTCGCGGCGCGCGCGCTGATCGTCGAGGATCTCGGCGTGCTGTCCGACGCGGCCGAACGTGCACTTTTTCATCTGCTCAATCTGACGGCACAGGAAGGGGCCTTCCTGCTGCTGACGGCGCGCGACGCGCCGGGCCGGCTCGCCATCCGGCTTCCCGATCTTGCTTCGCGCCTGAAGGCGCTGCCGCATGCCGCGCTGGGCGCGCCCGACGACGCGCTGCTCGCCGGCGTACTGGTCAAACTGTTCGACGACCGCCAGCTTCGTGTGCCCGAATCGCTGATCCCTTATCTTGCCGCGCGCATCGAACGCTCCGTTGCCGCCGCCCACGACGTGGTGGCGGCAATCGACCGCGCCTCGCTTTCGGGCAAGCGCCCGATTACGGTGCCGCTCGCCGCCGAAGTCCTGGCGGGGCAGGGGGAAATGGAGCTCTGA
- a CDS encoding glucose 1-dehydrogenase, which produces MMGRVAGKVAIVTGGASGIGEACAKVLAREGASVVVSDIDREGGARVVKEIGDAGGKARFLEHDVASEARWAEVVAAAVAAFGGLQVLVNNAGIGVGGLCESFSLEDWRRQTAINLDGVFLGTKHAIPAMRASGGGSIVIMSSGAGLTGAPGMSGYCATKGAVRLFAKAVALEMAQLGDNIRVNSVHPGVIDTPIWTKVTPETRAVFGGAAQGNAVDPAVLAAAMAPLGKAGMPEDIAMGVLFLASDESRYMTGAELVIDGGATAG; this is translated from the coding sequence ATCATGGGACGGGTTGCAGGCAAGGTCGCCATCGTCACGGGTGGCGCATCGGGCATCGGCGAGGCTTGCGCGAAAGTGCTGGCGCGCGAGGGTGCGTCGGTCGTCGTCAGCGACATCGACAGGGAAGGCGGCGCGCGCGTCGTAAAGGAAATCGGGGATGCGGGCGGCAAGGCCCGCTTCCTCGAACACGACGTCGCCTCGGAAGCGCGATGGGCGGAAGTGGTGGCCGCCGCCGTCGCCGCCTTCGGCGGGCTTCAAGTTCTCGTCAACAATGCCGGTATCGGCGTCGGCGGCTTGTGCGAAAGTTTCTCGCTGGAAGATTGGCGGCGGCAGACGGCGATCAATCTCGACGGTGTGTTTCTCGGCACCAAGCATGCGATCCCGGCGATGCGCGCGTCGGGCGGCGGCTCCATCGTCATCATGTCGTCGGGCGCCGGGCTCACCGGCGCGCCGGGCATGTCGGGCTATTGCGCAACCAAGGGCGCGGTGCGCCTGTTTGCAAAGGCCGTGGCGCTCGAAATGGCGCAGCTCGGCGACAATATCCGCGTCAACTCGGTGCATCCGGGCGTCATCGACACGCCGATCTGGACCAAGGTGACACCCGAAACACGCGCCGTTTTCGGCGGTGCGGCGCAGGGCAACGCCGTCGATCCGGCAGTGCTCGCCGCGGCGATGGCGCCGCTCGGAAAGGCCGGCATGCCGGAGGACATTGCGATGGGCGTGCTTTTTCTCGCGTCCGACGAATCCCGCTACATGACCGGCGCCGAACTCGTCATCGATGGCGGCGCGACGGCGGGATGA
- the purN gene encoding phosphoribosylglycinamide formyltransferase, whose translation MKIGVLISGRGSNLAALIEACAEPGFRGQIALVISNRPKAEGLQVAAAAGIPTLVVDHQDFASRETFDAELDRALRAAGVELICNAGFMRILSDGFVEKWRDRQLNIHPSLLPAFKGLHVHQRALDAGVRITGCTVHFVRPEMDEGPIVAQAAVPVLSGDTPETLAARVLEAEHKLYPLALKLVVEGRARVVGEQVALLEADGTEAAPLFVPAI comes from the coding sequence GTGAAGATCGGCGTTCTCATTTCAGGGCGGGGATCCAATCTTGCCGCATTGATCGAGGCGTGCGCCGAACCCGGCTTTCGCGGACAGATCGCGCTTGTCATTTCCAATCGTCCCAAGGCGGAAGGGCTTCAGGTTGCCGCCGCCGCCGGCATTCCGACACTCGTCGTCGACCACCAGGACTTCGCCAGCCGCGAGACATTCGACGCCGAGCTCGACCGGGCGTTGCGCGCGGCGGGCGTCGAGCTGATCTGCAACGCAGGCTTCATGCGCATTCTCTCCGACGGTTTTGTCGAGAAATGGCGCGACCGGCAACTCAACATCCACCCGTCGCTGCTACCCGCCTTCAAGGGGCTGCATGTGCATCAGCGCGCGCTCGACGCCGGTGTCCGCATTACCGGTTGCACCGTGCATTTCGTGCGGCCGGAAATGGACGAGGGCCCGATCGTCGCGCAAGCCGCCGTACCTGTGCTGTCCGGCGACACGCCCGAAACGCTTGCCGCGCGCGTGCTCGAAGCCGAGCACAAGCTCTATCCGCTGGCGCTGAAGCTCGTGGTCGAAGGCCGCGCCCGCGTGGTGGGCGAGCAGGTCGCGCTGCTGGAGGCGGACGGAACGGAAGCGGCGCCGCTGTTCGTGCCGGCGATCTGA
- a CDS encoding AI-2E family transporter: MTIQRQFAIWALVIGVFVLSLWLLKSILLPFVAGMAIAYLLDPLADRLERLGLSRLLATTLITVTFLALTVVSMILLLPVLYNQSMALLEIMPDLIQRGQLFMLEMGDGRLAQLLGARAPDVEKAITDSVGNSVKWLVDLLPSLGSQGLQFVGLISLIVVTPVVAFYLLLDWDRMVERIDALLPRDHAETIRQLARDINTVLAGFVRGQVIVCLVLGVIYAVGLSLVGLRFGLAVGIIAGIISFIPYLGTIVGFVVGVALALFQFWPDYVSIGLVVGVFAIGQFIEGNFLSPKLVGDRVGLHPVWVMFAIFAFAALFGFVGALLALPVAAALGVLTRFGIARYRASQLYLGSGGPDS; this comes from the coding sequence ATGACCATACAGCGGCAGTTCGCAATCTGGGCGCTCGTCATCGGCGTCTTTGTGCTTTCGCTGTGGCTGCTGAAGAGCATTCTCCTGCCCTTCGTCGCCGGCATGGCCATCGCCTATCTTCTCGATCCGCTGGCCGACCGGCTGGAGCGCCTCGGCCTGTCGCGGCTGCTGGCGACGACGCTGATCACGGTGACGTTCCTGGCGCTGACCGTTGTGTCGATGATCCTGCTGCTGCCCGTCCTCTACAATCAGTCGATGGCGTTGCTTGAAATCATGCCGGACCTGATCCAGCGCGGTCAGTTGTTCATGCTTGAAATGGGCGACGGGAGGCTGGCGCAATTGCTCGGCGCGCGCGCGCCCGATGTCGAAAAGGCGATTACCGACAGTGTCGGCAATTCGGTGAAGTGGCTGGTCGATCTATTGCCGTCGCTGGGCTCGCAAGGCTTGCAATTCGTCGGTCTGATCTCACTCATTGTCGTGACGCCGGTGGTGGCTTTCTATCTGTTGCTCGATTGGGACCGCATGGTGGAACGCATCGATGCGCTGCTGCCGCGCGATCACGCCGAGACCATCCGCCAGCTTGCACGCGACATCAACACGGTGCTCGCGGGCTTCGTTCGCGGGCAGGTGATTGTCTGTCTGGTGCTCGGCGTGATCTATGCGGTCGGACTGTCGCTGGTCGGGCTCCGTTTCGGGCTCGCGGTCGGCATCATCGCCGGCATCATCAGCTTCATCCCCTATCTCGGCACGATTGTCGGCTTCGTCGTTGGCGTGGCGCTGGCGCTGTTCCAGTTCTGGCCCGACTATGTGTCGATCGGCCTGGTGGTGGGCGTGTTTGCCATCGGTCAGTTCATCGAAGGAAATTTCCTCTCGCCGAAGCTGGTAGGGGACCGCGTCGGCCTGCATCCGGTATGGGTGATGTTCGCGATTTTCGCTTTCGCCGCCTTGTTCGGATTCGTCGGTGCATTGCTGGCATTGCCCGTTGCCGCGGCGCTTGGTGTGCTGACGCGCTTTGGCATTGCGCGCTACAGGGCGAGCCAGCTCTATTTGGGGTCGGGCGGACCGGATAGCTGA
- the purM gene encoding phosphoribosylformylglycinamidine cyclo-ligase — translation MAPTPPKDRPNRYTYAEAGVDIDAGNELVRAIGPLAASTRRTGSDAALGGFGGLFDLAACGFKDPVLVAANDGVGTKLRVAIDANIHDTVGIDLVAMSVNDLVVQGAEPLFFLDYYATGKLHVDVAREVIAGIAEGCRQAGCALIGGETAEMPGMYAKDDYDLAGFAVGAVERDGVLPRGDVAEGDVLLGLASSGFHSNGFSLVRRVVEDNRISYSAPFPGGGGASIGEVLLTPTRIYVKSVLKAIRETGAIKALAHITGGGFVENIPRVLPDGLAAEIDGTSWAMPPVFRWLMDLGGIDDTEMGRTFNCGIGMIVVVREDQSLEVADALAEAGETVMRIGRLRKQGADGARVVVNGALGSKR, via the coding sequence ATGGCCCCCACCCCCCCGAAGGACCGCCCCAACCGCTACACCTATGCGGAGGCGGGCGTGGACATCGACGCGGGCAATGAGCTGGTGCGCGCCATCGGGCCGCTGGCGGCCTCGACCCGGCGCACCGGCTCCGACGCGGCGCTGGGGGGCTTCGGCGGGCTCTTCGACCTTGCGGCCTGCGGCTTCAAGGATCCGGTGCTGGTCGCCGCGAATGACGGCGTCGGCACCAAGCTCCGTGTCGCCATCGACGCCAACATCCACGACACGGTCGGCATCGATCTCGTTGCCATGTCGGTCAATGATCTTGTGGTGCAAGGGGCCGAGCCGCTGTTCTTCCTCGACTACTACGCCACCGGCAAGCTGCATGTCGATGTGGCGCGCGAGGTGATCGCCGGCATCGCCGAAGGTTGCCGGCAGGCGGGCTGCGCGCTGATCGGCGGCGAGACGGCCGAGATGCCGGGTATGTATGCCAAGGACGATTACGACCTCGCGGGTTTCGCGGTCGGCGCGGTCGAACGCGACGGCGTGCTGCCGCGCGGCGATGTCGCCGAGGGCGATGTGCTGCTGGGGCTCGCCTCCTCGGGCTTCCACTCCAACGGTTTTTCGCTGGTGCGCCGGGTCGTCGAGGACAACCGCATCTCTTATTCGGCGCCCTTTCCCGGCGGCGGCGGCGCCAGCATCGGCGAAGTGCTGCTGACGCCAACGCGCATCTATGTGAAGAGCGTCTTGAAGGCGATCCGCGAAACCGGCGCGATCAAGGCGCTGGCGCATATCACCGGCGGCGGCTTTGTCGAAAACATTCCGCGCGTTCTGCCGGACGGGCTTGCCGCCGAAATCGACGGCACATCATGGGCGATGCCGCCGGTATTCCGCTGGCTGATGGACCTTGGCGGCATCGACGACACCGAAATGGGCCGCACCTTCAATTGCGGCATCGGCATGATCGTCGTCGTACGCGAGGACCAGTCGCTCGAAGTCGCCGATGCGCTCGCGGAAGCGGGCGAAACCGTGATGCGGATCGGCCGTCTGCGCAAGCAGGGCGCGGACGGCGCGCGCGTCGTCGTCAACGGCGCATTGGGCTCGAAGCGGTGA
- a CDS encoding DUF2066 domain-containing protein produces MISAIGVLRAPGLALAILASIAAPALANDIFTVRGIAVDRTADTATAARAAAQAEGQRLALAEVMKKLTLPEDWGALPEVDEATAQGAVRGFQVANERTSATRYIAEMIVSFQPEAVRRMLRGANIPFGETQARPAVLLPVLRRDDRRILWDDDNPWRGAWASLDLVNAMTPLVLPLGDIAEINSVTPDVALSSDENTQAALSEMAANYGAADVVVAEAVLSGGRLDVTLTTRGAAASAPIRQSFSGADEAELMRNAARTMLDAMALQWKRQIIVRDTSLHTLTASASFASLEEWERIRNSLTTAPLVQGLEVLGISSNGAELRISYKGSAEMLSLSLSQRNVRLAGATSTQADPDVYSPIAAAAPVWRLSVGP; encoded by the coding sequence ATGATTTCTGCTATCGGAGTTTTGCGCGCGCCGGGCCTCGCCCTTGCGATTCTCGCCAGCATTGCCGCACCTGCGCTTGCCAATGACATCTTCACGGTGCGCGGCATCGCCGTCGACCGCACCGCCGACACGGCCACGGCGGCCCGTGCCGCCGCGCAGGCCGAGGGCCAGCGTCTCGCGCTCGCCGAGGTGATGAAAAAACTGACCCTGCCTGAGGATTGGGGCGCGCTGCCCGAGGTTGACGAGGCGACGGCGCAGGGCGCGGTGCGCGGCTTCCAGGTCGCCAACGAGCGGACCAGCGCCACGCGCTATATCGCCGAAATGATCGTCAGCTTTCAGCCCGAAGCCGTGCGGCGGATGCTCCGCGGCGCGAACATACCTTTTGGCGAAACGCAGGCCCGGCCCGCCGTGCTGCTGCCGGTGCTGCGCCGCGACGACCGCCGCATTCTCTGGGACGACGACAATCCGTGGCGCGGCGCCTGGGCCTCGCTCGACCTCGTCAATGCGATGACGCCGCTGGTCCTGCCGTTGGGCGACATCGCCGAGATAAATTCGGTTACGCCCGACGTTGCGCTTTCGAGCGACGAAAACACACAAGCCGCACTCAGCGAGATGGCGGCCAATTATGGCGCTGCCGATGTCGTCGTGGCGGAGGCGGTGCTGAGCGGCGGCAGGCTCGACGTGACGCTCACCACACGCGGCGCCGCGGCTTCCGCGCCCATCCGGCAGAGCTTCAGTGGCGCCGACGAGGCGGAACTGATGCGCAATGCGGCGCGCACGATGCTCGATGCGATGGCGCTGCAATGGAAGCGGCAGATCATCGTCCGCGACACATCGCTTCACACCCTGACCGCCTCGGCGAGCTTCGCCAGTCTTGAGGAGTGGGAACGCATTCGCAACAGTCTGACGACCGCGCCGCTGGTGCAGGGCCTCGAAGTGCTGGGCATTTCGTCGAACGGCGCCGAGCTGCGCATATCCTACAAGGGCAGCGCCGAAATGCTGTCGCTGTCGCTCTCGCAGCGCAATGTGCGGCTTGCCGGTGCCACATCGACACAAGCCGATCCCGACGTCTATTCGCCGATTGCAGCGGCGGCGCCCGTCTGGCGTCTCAGCGTCGGCCCCTGA
- a CDS encoding LLM class flavin-dependent oxidoreductase, producing MKTGMAMIFQNPDGCGRDDREVYTNELALGAMAEPLGFQSLWSVEHHFTDYTMCPNVTQFLSYFAGRTKDIELGSAVIVLPWHDPMRVAEEVAMLDHMSNGRMILGIGRGLGRIEFEGYRLDMNKSRGAFVEYAQMLLEGLERGYCEMDGEHIKQPRRDIRPRPFKSFRGRSYAAAVSPESVEIMAKLGVGILVIPQKPWEELIPELDSYRAKYLQYTGTEAPPTLQFGWTYCHEDEQAAYEGAVKYIGAYYDSVLKHYELRADHMKNLKGYEYYAKMQQGIREVGEDAAVKFFLDLQIWGTPEQCYQKIAETSARIHSDHFTGVFSYSGMPWDDAERNMRLFAREVMPELQKLPPVKQRIKAAAE from the coding sequence ATGAAAACCGGCATGGCGATGATCTTCCAGAACCCGGATGGATGCGGCCGCGACGACCGCGAGGTCTATACCAATGAGCTGGCGCTCGGCGCGATGGCCGAGCCGCTCGGCTTCCAGTCGCTGTGGAGCGTCGAACATCACTTCACCGACTACACGATGTGCCCGAACGTGACGCAGTTCCTGTCCTATTTCGCGGGCCGAACCAAGGATATCGAGCTCGGCTCGGCCGTCATCGTGTTGCCCTGGCACGACCCGATGCGCGTCGCGGAAGAAGTGGCGATGCTCGATCATATGTCGAATGGCCGCATGATCCTCGGCATCGGACGCGGGCTCGGGCGCATCGAGTTCGAGGGCTACCGCCTCGACATGAACAAGAGCCGCGGCGCCTTCGTCGAATACGCGCAGATGTTGCTCGAAGGACTGGAGCGAGGCTATTGCGAGATGGACGGCGAGCACATCAAGCAGCCGCGCCGCGACATCCGCCCGCGCCCGTTCAAATCGTTCCGCGGACGCTCCTATGCGGCGGCTGTCAGCCCCGAATCCGTCGAGATCATGGCGAAGCTCGGCGTCGGCATTCTTGTGATCCCGCAAAAGCCGTGGGAAGAACTGATCCCCGAACTCGACAGCTACCGCGCTAAATATCTGCAATATACCGGCACCGAGGCGCCGCCGACGCTGCAATTCGGCTGGACCTATTGCCACGAGGACGAACAGGCCGCCTATGAAGGTGCGGTCAAATATATCGGCGCCTATTACGACTCGGTGCTGAAGCACTACGAGTTGCGCGCCGACCACATGAAGAACCTCAAGGGCTATGAGTACTACGCCAAGATGCAGCAGGGCATTCGCGAAGTCGGCGAGGATGCGGCGGTCAAGTTTTTCCTCGACCTGCAGATCTGGGGCACGCCCGAGCAGTGCTACCAGAAGATCGCGGAAACCTCGGCGCGGATTCACTCCGATCACTTCACCGGTGTTTTCTCCTATTCGGGGATGCCGTGGGACGATGCCGAACGCAACATGCGGCTCTTCGCGCGCGAGGTGATGCCGGAACTGCAGAAGCTTCCGCCGGTCAAACAGCGCATCAAGGCGGCGGCCGAATAA
- the ndk gene encoding nucleoside-diphosphate kinase gives MALERTFSIIKPDATRRNLTGKIIDRFESAGLRVVASKRIHMTKAQAEGFYAVHKERPFFNDLVAFMISGPVVVQVLEGENAIAKNREVMGATNPANADAGTIRKDFAESIEANSVHGSDAPETAAEEIKYFFKDEEIVG, from the coding sequence ATGGCCCTCGAACGGACCTTCTCGATCATCAAGCCGGACGCAACCCGGCGCAATCTCACCGGCAAGATCATCGACCGCTTCGAAAGCGCGGGCCTCCGCGTCGTCGCCTCGAAGCGCATCCACATGACGAAAGCGCAGGCCGAAGGCTTCTACGCGGTCCACAAGGAGCGGCCCTTCTTCAACGATCTGGTCGCCTTCATGATTTCGGGCCCGGTCGTCGTCCAGGTGCTGGAAGGCGAAAACGCCATCGCGAAGAACCGCGAAGTGATGGGCGCGACCAACCCGGCCAATGCCGATGCCGGCACGATCCGCAAGGATTTCGCCGAGTCGATCGAGGCCAACTCGGTCCACGGCTCCGACGCCCCGGAAACGGCGGCCGAGGAAATCAAATACTTCTTCAAGGACGAAGAAATCGTCGGCTGA